In Silurus meridionalis isolate SWU-2019-XX chromosome 29, ASM1480568v1, whole genome shotgun sequence, one DNA window encodes the following:
- the rab42a gene encoding ras-related protein Rab-42a translates to MDILWQYQFRIILLGDSTVGKSSLLKRFTDGVYSDVADPTVGVDFYARALDVEPGVKIKLQLWDTAGQERFRSITTSYYRNSVGGLLVFDLTNRKSFEHVRDWHREVTEHILPHHMVYILVGHKSDLTRERRVHRGEAEHLAAELGVRYVETSAKCNSNVEHAFELLARDIYELMKMGEISARDGWDGVKSGLTAKVLYPAEEEEEREKSCNC, encoded by the exons ATGGATATCCTCTGGCAGTACCAGTTCAGGATCATTTTGCTCGGCGACTCGACGGTCGGCAAGTCGTCGCTGCTCAAACGCTTCACCGACGGCGTGTACAGCGATGTGGCGGACCCCACGGTCGGGGTGGACTTTTACGCGCGGGCGCTCGACGTAGAGCCGGGGGTGAAGATCAAACTGCAGCTGTGGGACACCGCCGGGCAGGAGAGATTCAG ATCCATTACAACTTCCTACTACCGCAACTCAGTCGGTGGTCTTCTGGTGTTTGACCTGACCAACCGCAAAAGCTTTGAGCATGTGCGTGATTGGCACCGCGAAGTCACCGAGCACATCCTGCCACACCACATGGTCTACATCTTGGTCGGCCACAAGAGCGACCTGACCCGAGAGCGCAGAGTGCACCGTGGTGAGGCGGAGCATCTGGCGGCCGAGCTGGGGGTCCGTTATGTGGAAACTTCAGCCAAGTGCAACAGCAATGTGGAGCACGCCTTCGAGCTGCTGGCACGCGACATCTACGAGCTGATGAAGATGGGTGAGATCTCGGCCCGAGACGGATGGGACGGCGTCAAAAGCGGCCTCACAGCTAAAGTCCTCTATCCGgctgaggaagaggaagagcgAGAGAAGAGCTGCAACTGCTGA
- the ctps1a gene encoding CTP synthase 1 — MNATMKYILVTGGVISGIGKGIIASSVGTILKSCGLHVTAIKIDPYINIDAGTFSPYEHGEVFVLDDGGEVDLDLGNYERFLDIRLTKDNNLTTGKIYQSVINKERRGDYLGKTVQVVPHITDAIQEWVMKQAKIPVDYDRVEPQVCVIELGGTVGDIESMPFIEAFRQFQFKVKKENFCNIHVSLVPQPSATGEQKTKPTQNSVRELRGLGLSPDLIMCRCCTPLENSVKEKISMFCHVEPEQVICVHDVSSIYRVPLLLEEQGVVNYFCHRLNLPIEGRPRKMLAKWKEMSDRSDRLLETCSIALVGKYTKFSDSYASVIKALEHSALAISHKLEVKYIDSADLESVTLQEEPVKYHEAWQKLCSADGILVPGGFGVRGTEGKIQAISWARKQKKPFLGVCLGMQLAVCEFARNTLGWEDANSTEFDPETTHPVVIDMPEHNPGQMGGTMRLGQRRTIFNNKSSILRKLYGDADYVDERHRHRFEVNPELKQNFEEKGFHFVGQDMEGERMEVIELDDHPYFVGVQYHPEFTSRPIKPSPPYFGLLLAAAGKLQNYLQRGCQLSPRDRYSDRSGSSSPDCEVAELKLPSISQD; from the exons ATGAACGCTACAATGAAGTACATCCTAGTGACAGGAGGCGTGATCTCCGGGATCGGGAAGGGCATCATCGCCAGCAGCGTCGGGACGATCCTGAAATCCTGCGGTCTTCACGTCACGGCCATCAAAATCGACCCCTATATCAACATCGATGCCGGAACCTTCTCTCCATACGAGCATG GTGAAGTGTTTGTGCTGGATGATGGAGGAGAGGTGGACCTGGATCTGGGGAACTACGAGCGCTTCTTGGACATTCGTCTCACCAAAGACAACAACCTCACCACCGGGAAGATCTACCAGTCCGTCATTAACAAGGAGCGCCGAGGAGACTATCTAGGGAAAACCGTGCAGG TGGTGCCGCACATCACCGACGCCATTCAGGAGTGGGTGATGAAGCAGGCCAAGATCCCTGTGGATTATGATCGTGTGGAGCCTCAAGTGTGTGTCATTGAG ttgggaGGTACCGTCGGAGACATCGAGAGCATGCCTTTCATCGAGGCGTTCAGGCAGTTCCAATTTAAAGTGAAGAAGGAAAACTTCTGTAACATCCACGTCAGTCTTGTTCCTCAG CCCAGTGCTACAGGTGAGCAGAAGACCAAACCCACGCAGAACAGCGTGAGGGAGCTGAGAGGACTCGGCCTTTCTCCAGACCTG atcATGTGTCGCTGTTGTACTCCACTCGAGAACTCCGTGAAGGAGAAGATCTCCATGTTCTGTCATGTGGAGCCTGAACAG GTCATATGCGTCCATGATGTTTCGTCCATCTACAGAGTGCCGCTGCTGCTGGAGGAGCAGGGTGTCGTGAACTACTTTTGCCATAGGCTTAATCTGCCAATCGAGGGCAGGCCCAGGAAGATGCTCGCTAAATGGAAAGAGATgtcagacag GTCAGACAGACTGTTGGAGACTTGCTCTATTGCTCTGGTAGGAAAGTACACAAAGTTCTCCGACTCTTATGCTTCGGTTATCAAAGCCTTGGAGCACTCGGCCCTCGCCATCAGCCATAAACTAGAGGTTAAG TATATCGATTCTGCAGATTTGGAGTCTGTTACTCTGCAGGAGGAGCCTGTAAAATACCATGAAGCCTGGCAGAAGCTGTGCAGTGCAGA TGGGATTTTGGTCCCGGGAGGTTTTGGAGTCAGAGGAACTGAAGGCAAGATTCAGGCCATCAGCTGGGCTCGTAAACAGAAGAAACCCTTTTTAG gtgtgtgtttgggaatgCAGCTTGCAGTTTGTGAGTTCGCCAGGAACACGCTGGGCTGGGAAG ACGCGAACTCCACCGAGTTTGATCCTGAAACAACACACCCTGTG GTGATCGATATGCCTGAGCACAACCCGGGACAGATGGGAGGCACCATGAGGCTGGGGCAGAGACGGACCATTTTCAACAACAAGAGCAGCATACTGA GGAAGCTTTACGGAGACGCAGACTACGTCGATGAAAGGCACAGACATCGTTTTGAA GTCAATCCAGAGCTGAAACAGAATTTTGAGGAGAAAGGCTTCCACTTTGTGGGGCAGGACATGGAGGGAGAGAGGATGGAGGTTATAGAGCTTGATG ATCATCCGTACTTCGTGGGTGTACAGTACCATCCTGAGTTCACATCCCGGCCGATAAAACCCTCCCCGCCGTACTTCGGTCTGCTGCTGGCTGCAGCTGGAAAACTGCAAAATTACCTACAGAGAGGATGCCAGCTCTCACCACG AGACCGGTATAGCGACCGCAGTGGCAGCAGCTCTCCAGATTgtgaggtagcagagttgaaacTGCCCTCCATCTCCCAGGACTGA